In Pseudomonas sp. ADAK18, a single window of DNA contains:
- a CDS encoding DeoR/GlpR family transcriptional regulator, with protein sequence MNLPPRQQQILELVRERGYVSIEEMAQLFVVTPQTIRRDINQLAQDNLLRRYHGGAAYDSSVENTEYAMRADQMRDEKQRIGEAIAAQIPDHASLFINIGTTTESIARALLNHNHLKIITNNLNVATMLSAKDDFDVLLTGGNVRRDGGVVGQASVDFINQFKVDFALVGISGIDEDGSLLDFDYQEVRVSQAIIANARKVILAADSSKFGRNAMIRLGPISLIDCLVTDQQPVPALVQLLNQHKIRLEVV encoded by the coding sequence ATGAATCTGCCTCCCCGCCAGCAGCAAATCCTCGAACTCGTCCGCGAACGCGGCTATGTAAGTATCGAGGAAATGGCGCAGTTGTTCGTTGTCACCCCGCAAACCATCCGCCGTGATATCAATCAACTCGCCCAAGATAATCTGTTGCGTCGCTACCACGGCGGCGCGGCCTATGATTCCAGCGTCGAGAACACCGAGTACGCCATGCGTGCCGACCAGATGCGCGACGAGAAACAGCGCATCGGCGAAGCCATTGCCGCGCAGATCCCCGATCACGCCTCGCTGTTCATCAACATCGGCACCACCACCGAATCCATCGCCCGGGCGCTGCTGAACCACAACCACCTGAAAATCATCACCAACAACCTCAACGTCGCCACGATGCTCAGTGCCAAGGATGACTTTGATGTGCTGTTGACCGGCGGCAACGTGCGCCGTGACGGCGGCGTGGTGGGCCAGGCCAGCGTGGACTTTATTAACCAGTTCAAGGTCGACTTTGCCCTGGTGGGTATCAGCGGTATCGATGAAGACGGCAGCCTGCTGGATTTCGATTACCAGGAAGTGCGAGTGTCCCAAGCGATCATCGCCAATGCGCGCAAGGTGATCCTGGCCGCGGACTCCAGCAAATTCGGGCGCAATGCCATGATTCGCCTGGGACCTATCAGCTTGATTGATTGCTTGGTCACCGATCAGCAGCCGGTTCCAGCGCTGGTGCAGTTGCTCAATCAGCACAAGATTCGGCTGGAAGTGGTTTAA
- the glpK gene encoding glycerol kinase GlpK: MTDTQNKNYIIALDQGTTSSRAIIFDRDANVVCTAQREFAQHYPQAGWVEHDPMEIFATQSAVMVEALAQAGLHHDQVAAIGITNQRETTVVWDKVTGRPIYNAIVWQCRRSTEICQQLKRDGHEQYISDTTGLVTDPYFSGTKLKWILDNVEGSRERARNGELLFGTIDSWLIWKFTGGKTHVTDYTNASRTMLFNIHTLEWDSKMLEILDIPREMLPEVKSSSEIYGRTKSGIAIGGIAGDQQAALFGQMCVEPGQAKNTYGTGCFLLMNTGDKAVKSKHGMLTTIACGPRGEVAYALEGAVFNGGSTVQWLRDELKIIADATDTEYFASKVKDSNGVYLVPAFTGLGAPYWDPYARGALFGLTRGVRVDHIIRAALESIAYQTRDVLDAMQQDSGERLKSLRVDGGAVANNFLMQFQADILGTQVERPQMRETTALGAAYLAGLACGFWGSLDELRGKAVIEREFEPQLDEAAKEKLYAGWKKAVSRTRDWEPHEGAE, encoded by the coding sequence ATGACCGACACTCAGAATAAGAACTACATCATTGCCCTCGATCAGGGTACGACCAGCTCCCGAGCGATCATTTTTGATCGTGACGCCAACGTGGTCTGCACCGCCCAGCGCGAATTCGCCCAGCACTACCCGCAAGCCGGCTGGGTCGAACATGATCCGATGGAAATCTTCGCTACCCAGAGTGCGGTGATGGTCGAGGCCCTGGCACAAGCCGGCCTGCACCATGACCAGGTTGCTGCCATCGGCATCACCAACCAGCGTGAAACCACCGTGGTCTGGGACAAGGTCACCGGCCGCCCGATCTACAACGCCATTGTCTGGCAGTGCCGCCGCAGTACCGAGATCTGCCAGCAGCTCAAGCGCGACGGCCATGAGCAATACATCAGCGACACCACAGGCCTGGTAACCGACCCGTACTTCTCGGGCACCAAGCTCAAGTGGATCCTCGACAACGTCGAAGGTAGCCGCGAGCGTGCGCGCAACGGCGAGCTGCTGTTCGGCACCATCGACAGCTGGCTGATCTGGAAATTTACCGGCGGCAAGACCCACGTCACCGACTACACCAACGCCTCGCGCACCATGCTCTTCAACATCCACACCCTTGAGTGGGATTCGAAGATGCTGGAGATCCTCGATATCCCGCGTGAGATGCTGCCGGAAGTTAAGTCTTCCTCGGAAATCTACGGCCGCACCAAAAGCGGCATCGCCATCGGCGGTATCGCCGGTGACCAGCAGGCGGCGCTGTTTGGCCAAATGTGCGTAGAACCGGGCCAGGCAAAAAACACCTACGGCACCGGCTGCTTCCTGCTGATGAATACCGGCGACAAGGCCGTGAAGTCCAAGCACGGCATGCTCACCACCATCGCTTGCGGCCCGCGCGGCGAAGTGGCCTACGCCCTGGAAGGCGCTGTATTCAACGGTGGCTCCACCGTGCAGTGGCTGCGTGACGAACTGAAGATCATCGCCGATGCCACCGACACCGAATACTTCGCCAGCAAGGTCAAGGACAGCAACGGTGTGTACCTGGTCCCGGCCTTCACCGGCCTGGGCGCTCCGTACTGGGACCCGTACGCCCGTGGCGCGCTGTTCGGCCTGACCCGTGGTGTACGCGTGGATCACATCATTCGCGCAGCCCTGGAGTCGATTGCCTACCAGACCCGTGACGTACTCGACGCCATGCAGCAGGACTCCGGCGAGCGCCTGAAATCCCTGCGGGTAGACGGCGGCGCCGTGGCCAACAACTTCCTGATGCAGTTCCAGGCCGACATCCTCGGCACTCAGGTTGAGCGTCCGCAAATGCGCGAAACCACCGCACTGGGCGCCGCCTACCTGGCAGGCCTGGCCTGTGGTTTCTGGGGCAGCCTGGACGAATTGCGCGGCAAGGCCGTCATCGAGCGCGAATTCGAACCTCAGCTGGACGAAGCCGCCAAGGAAAAACTCTACGCCGGCTGGAAGAAAGCCGTCAGCCGCACCCGCGACTGGGAACCTCACGAGGGCGCTGAATAA